One window of Chloroflexus aggregans DSM 9485 genomic DNA carries:
- a CDS encoding HlyD family secretion protein, translating into MRRVIGTGLIGGALAVVLAACTAPAPAPTAVPTTAAVETQPTVVSQPTTAPITNIDIGSSPTISLGVTASGEVVARSSADLSFRVPGVVAEVFVEAGDRVKAGDPLVALDARELELQVTQAEANLAQARANYERLIEGATPEEIAAVRAQVAQAEAALRQVRGSVTDADIAAAEAALQQAIARRNDLLDGPSEAELTAARSAVEQAEANLNIQRTNLSAAKTNAELQVTLAANALRDAQQAYSDLYWQNREREEQLAKFGLELPKEAKDAEEQLLRAVESAEARYKQAQLVYEQARQNEIDGIAAAEAQVRTARSNLQRLLDGPTADLIAAADAAVAQAQATLDRLRGDQRAGALAAAQAGVAAARANLERITAPPTRQNLATVEAALKAAEAALAATKLNLEKSVLRAPFDGIVARVNVDPGDLAGTGALPAVQIVDDSELHVEAAISDTDVARVREGQSVEVRVDALPGTVFTGTVDFVAPVANTVGNVRTFTVRIKLGKQESLRAGMSVRITILTDK; encoded by the coding sequence GCCCCTGCCCCAACTGCTGTCCCTACCACAGCGGCAGTTGAGACACAGCCAACGGTTGTTAGCCAACCGACGACGGCCCCGATAACGAACATTGATATTGGAAGCTCGCCAACGATCAGCCTGGGCGTGACTGCGAGTGGTGAGGTGGTGGCCCGTAGTAGTGCCGATCTCAGCTTCCGCGTCCCCGGCGTCGTCGCCGAGGTCTTTGTGGAGGCAGGGGACCGAGTAAAAGCCGGCGATCCGCTGGTGGCGCTCGATGCGCGTGAGCTGGAGTTGCAGGTTACACAGGCTGAAGCAAATTTGGCTCAAGCGCGGGCCAATTATGAGCGCCTGATCGAGGGTGCCACCCCAGAAGAGATTGCTGCGGTGCGAGCGCAGGTGGCGCAGGCCGAAGCCGCTCTGCGTCAAGTGCGTGGAAGCGTTACCGATGCTGACATCGCCGCCGCCGAGGCTGCTTTACAACAAGCGATTGCCCGACGCAACGATCTCCTCGACGGACCAAGTGAGGCAGAATTGACCGCTGCCCGATCGGCAGTCGAGCAGGCTGAAGCCAATTTGAATATTCAGCGTACCAACCTCTCGGCAGCGAAAACGAATGCCGAGCTACAAGTGACGCTAGCGGCCAACGCGCTGCGCGATGCCCAGCAAGCCTATTCCGATCTCTATTGGCAAAACCGCGAGCGCGAAGAGCAATTAGCGAAATTCGGCCTGGAATTGCCAAAAGAGGCGAAAGACGCCGAAGAGCAACTACTGCGCGCCGTCGAGTCGGCAGAGGCGCGTTACAAGCAGGCCCAATTAGTGTATGAACAAGCGCGCCAGAACGAAATTGACGGGATTGCCGCCGCCGAAGCACAAGTTCGCACGGCGCGTAGCAACTTGCAACGATTGCTCGATGGCCCAACTGCCGATCTGATCGCGGCTGCCGACGCTGCGGTTGCGCAAGCTCAAGCCACACTCGACCGTCTGCGCGGTGATCAGCGGGCCGGAGCCTTGGCCGCTGCCCAAGCCGGAGTAGCAGCAGCCCGGGCCAATTTGGAACGGATCACTGCGCCGCCTACCCGTCAAAATCTGGCTACCGTCGAGGCAGCTCTGAAAGCCGCCGAAGCAGCGCTGGCCGCCACTAAACTCAACCTCGAAAAGTCAGTATTACGCGCACCCTTTGATGGGATCGTCGCGCGGGTAAACGTCGATCCGGGTGATTTAGCCGGGACAGGCGCATTGCCTGCGGTTCAGATCGTTGATGATAGCGAATTGCACGTCGAGGCGGCGATCAGCGACACCGACGTGGCCCGTGTGCGCGAAGGGCAGTCGGTCGAAGTGCGGGTTGATGCACTCCCCGGCACCGTCTTTACCGGTACGGTTGATTTTGTGGCGCCGGTGGCGAACACCGTCGGGAACGTCCGCACATTTACCGTCCGCATCAAACTCGGCAAGCAAGAAAGCCTGCGCGCCGGGATGAGTGTGCGGATTACCATCCTCACCGATAAGTGA
- a CDS encoding NAD(P)/FAD-dependent oxidoreductase has protein sequence MRHAHLHPHHSVWHDEPEPDYPTLTDSVAVDVCVIGLGGSGLTCIHELLELGVRVAGIDATTVGGGAAGRNGGFLLAGLAAFYHDAVTAIGREQAAAIYRLTIAEIERMAAAMPGVVRQVGSLRIAASAEEIADCAAQLQAMRADDLPVEPYRGPEGEGLLLPTDGAFQPLQRCRLLAEQARRGGALLFTHTPALAIDDTIVRCPQGQIHARHVIVAVDGGLEQLLPELRGVVRTTRLQMLATAPDPERTIPRPVYTRWGYDYWQQLPDGRIALGGCRDRFAADEWEAPAEPSAPVQAALEQILQERIGSRTPIERRWAARVAFHVGSVLPIARQVHSHVWAIGAYNGTGNVIGALCGRAAARAAVRGDVTLMRLLDGTARG, from the coding sequence ATGAGACACGCTCACTTGCATCCGCACCACTCAGTCTGGCACGACGAACCGGAACCTGATTATCCGACCCTAACCGATTCTGTAGCCGTTGATGTCTGTGTGATCGGGTTGGGCGGATCGGGCTTGACCTGCATCCACGAGCTGCTTGAGCTTGGGGTGCGCGTGGCCGGGATCGATGCGACAACGGTTGGTGGTGGGGCTGCCGGGCGCAACGGCGGTTTTTTGCTGGCCGGGCTAGCAGCGTTTTACCATGATGCGGTGACCGCCATCGGGCGCGAGCAGGCCGCAGCGATCTACCGGCTCACGATCGCTGAAATCGAGCGTATGGCCGCCGCAATGCCGGGTGTGGTGCGGCAGGTTGGTTCGTTACGCATCGCTGCTTCGGCAGAGGAAATCGCCGATTGCGCTGCGCAGTTGCAGGCGATGCGGGCAGATGATTTGCCGGTCGAGCCATACCGCGGCCCAGAAGGTGAGGGGTTGTTGCTGCCTACCGATGGCGCGTTTCAACCGCTCCAGCGCTGTCGCTTATTAGCCGAGCAAGCGCGACGTGGCGGCGCACTGCTCTTCACCCACACACCGGCGCTGGCAATTGATGACACAATAGTACGTTGCCCACAAGGTCAGATCCACGCACGTCACGTCATTGTGGCCGTCGATGGCGGTCTCGAACAACTACTCCCTGAGTTACGTGGCGTAGTCCGTACCACACGTCTGCAAATGTTGGCAACAGCGCCCGATCCCGAACGAACCATCCCGCGACCGGTCTACACGCGCTGGGGTTACGATTATTGGCAGCAATTGCCGGATGGACGCATCGCGCTCGGTGGCTGTCGTGACCGATTTGCGGCAGATGAATGGGAAGCACCGGCAGAACCTTCGGCGCCGGTGCAAGCGGCGCTCGAACAGATATTACAGGAGCGGATTGGCAGTCGGACGCCGATTGAACGGCGTTGGGCCGCCCGGGTCGCGTTTCACGTCGGGAGTGTCTTGCCGATAGCTCGTCAGGTGCATTCGCATGTATGGGCAATCGGCGCGTACAACGGCACCGGTAACGTGATCGGTGCGCTCTGCGGGCGGGCGGCGGCGCGGGCAGCGGTGCGCGGCGATGTGACGCTGATGCGGTTGTTGGATGGCACGGCAAGGGGATAG
- a CDS encoding ABC transporter ATP-binding protein translates to MNAIETIDLTKRYGQRLAVDQLNLTVNKGEVFGFLGPNGAGKTTTIAMLLGLVKPTHGRAIVLGYDVQREPMLALRRVGAMIEAPAFYPYLSGADNLRVLARAGGIALERVPQVLKMVELSDRARDKVATYSQGMKQRLAIAAALLPDPELIMLDEPTNGLDPAGTVEIRNLIRELAAGGRTILLCSHLLHEVEQLCQRVAIMKEGKLIATGEVATLLRRGQSVRVRVAGDPGPAVSILTTLPWVGSVTVQGDAILIDTSTERTAEINTLLIKAGIVVAEIGAGMNSLEEFFLTVTKAEP, encoded by the coding sequence ATGAACGCCATCGAAACGATCGATCTCACCAAACGCTACGGCCAACGGCTCGCCGTCGATCAGCTCAATCTCACCGTGAACAAAGGGGAAGTCTTCGGCTTTCTCGGTCCCAACGGCGCCGGCAAAACCACCACGATTGCGATGCTGTTGGGGTTGGTCAAGCCGACGCACGGGCGCGCAATTGTGCTCGGCTACGATGTGCAACGCGAACCGATGCTGGCACTGCGGCGCGTAGGTGCGATGATCGAAGCACCGGCGTTCTACCCATACCTGAGCGGCGCCGATAACCTGCGGGTATTGGCGCGCGCCGGTGGGATTGCGCTCGAACGTGTCCCGCAGGTGCTGAAGATGGTTGAGTTGAGTGATCGCGCGCGTGATAAGGTAGCGACCTACTCACAAGGAATGAAACAGCGACTGGCGATTGCCGCGGCCTTGCTCCCCGACCCCGAGTTGATCATGCTCGACGAACCAACCAACGGCCTCGATCCGGCGGGGACGGTTGAGATTCGTAACCTGATCCGCGAACTCGCCGCCGGTGGCCGCACGATCTTGCTCTGTAGCCACTTGTTGCACGAGGTCGAGCAACTGTGTCAGCGCGTAGCGATTATGAAAGAGGGAAAGCTGATCGCTACCGGTGAAGTCGCCACCCTGTTGCGACGTGGGCAGAGTGTGCGGGTGCGAGTAGCAGGTGATCCGGGGCCGGCAGTGAGTATCTTGACCACGTTACCTTGGGTTGGTAGTGTTACCGTCCAAGGTGATGCCATTTTGATCGATACCTCCACCGAACGGACTGCTGAGATTAATACCTTGCTGATTAAAGCCGGCATTGTGGTCGCCGAGATCGGCGCCGGTATGAATTCGCTGGAAGAGTTTTTCTTGACGGTAACCAAAGCCGAGCCATAA
- a CDS encoding glycosyltransferase — MHQWQEGGEGIGRARLGSQLRYEAVVIPMRIGDGSRLKLLEALAMAAPVVSTTMGAEGIPGLRDGEHLLLADAPAAMAAAVNRLVTDRPFAQQLGQAGRTFVCAGYDWARKRRLYAIGLPLSGNVLWVCCAPAAVTTLPPQRSNTAAVPLACDAARRLLYYP, encoded by the coding sequence TTGCACCAGTGGCAGGAAGGTGGTGAAGGTATTGGAAGGGCACGTCTCGGAAGCCAACTGCGCTACGAAGCGGTCGTTATTCCAATGCGCATTGGGGACGGTTCGCGGTTAAAGCTGCTCGAAGCGCTGGCGATGGCCGCGCCGGTGGTGAGTACCACCATGGGGGCCGAGGGGATTCCCGGCCTGCGCGATGGCGAGCATCTGTTGCTGGCCGATGCGCCGGCAGCGATGGCCGCAGCGGTCAACCGGCTCGTCACCGACCGGCCCTTCGCGCAACAGCTTGGTCAAGCGGGCAGAACCTTCGTCTGCGCCGGCTATGACTGGGCGCGGAAGCGACGCCTCTACGCCATTGGTTTGCCCCTCAGCGGGAACGTACTGTGGGTGTGCTGTGCGCCCGCCGCGGTAACAACCCTGCCTCCTCAGCGGTCAAATACCGCTGCGGTTCCCCTCGCTTGCGATGCTGCCCGCCGTTTGCTATACTATCCATAA
- a CDS encoding TetR family transcriptional regulator — MDDLAARVGISQPTRYNQFPTREDLLAVMNCAPGS; from the coding sequence ATGGATGACCTCGCCGCGCGCGTCGGTATTTCGCAACCAACCCGCTACAATCAATTTCCGACCCGTGAAGACCTGCTGGCGGTCATGAATTGCGCGCCTGGTTCGTGA
- a CDS encoding tetratricopeptide repeat protein, which translates to MHHPIAMLFIQHHRITDCAMNVTTLTLDLAPLADGRYHLRLTLHDGQSDTIRGPFVAGPFDAVALRAVALDPAAYGAALGRMLFAEAAALAAYRELYAAAVNRADALRLRVLLPAELYGLRWETLCDPEHNQPLALGKVWLSRYLAADDVTPLRPRPRSALRAVIAIAAPHDAARWGLAPIDAAAETARARQALAEIAADTDVVTATWEALSAAVRAGCDILYLVAHGALVDHQPWLWLVHGDGHAAKQAGADLAALIRSLAPDRRPRLIVLISCDGLTDDQPLTALGPRLAQAGVPAVLTAHGALSQAAAAVALPVFFTELSRDGQLDRALTHARLALQQARHSAWWALTLLNRLSDGRLWPPVTQPATAAPFRVPYQPNPLFTGREQEIEQLVATLCADSPEVTVITPVVHGTAGIGKSQLAVMVAYHTRDRFPGGVFWLNMADADGIAAQVAACGGPDGLNLPGWAGLALADQVAAVRRAWQEPVRRLLIFDNLEDPRLLAEWRPGVGGARVLVTSRNAHWRATLGVEHVALAPLSRADSRRLLLQPRAQAQRTAVDSLLADPATAAEADAICEQLGDLPLALALAGAYLEDLPNLPLAAYRQQLAQTVLSNESLSDELAKVALLPTHYPRGVAAAIQLSYDRLDPQRDAQARAVLHRLAWLAPAPVPLPLVGALAGGDPADPAAAAADPVLRRLGEVGLAERSADGVAIHRLVAAFARACNPDDRATLAATAAAAVAVMDMREIERAPLAATPYRPHLLALCDHAGALDERSAAQLLMVTAGLLYHQGDYAAARPLYERALAISERALGPDHPQTATSLNNLALLLASQGDYAAARPLYERALAIRERALGPDHPDTAASLHNLALLLASQGDYAAARPLYERALAIRERALGPDHPDTATSLDNLAYLLQQQGDYAAARPLYERALAIRERALGPDHPQTATSLHNLALLLASQGDYAAARPLYERALAISERALGPDHPDTATSLNNLALLLESQGDDAAARPLYERALAIRERALGPDHPDTATSLHNLARLLYHQGDYAAARPLYERALAIYERALGPDHPQTATSLNNLAGLLASQGDYAAARPLVERALAIRERALGPDHPQTATSLTNLAGLLASQGDYAAARPLYERALAIYERALGPDHPQTATSLHNLARLLYHQGDYAAARPLYERALAIRERALGPDHPDTAASLHNLAGLLYHQGDDAAARPLYERALAIYERALGPDHPDTATSLHNLAGLLYHQGDYAAARPLYERALAIYERALGPDHPDTATSLNNLALLLASQGDDAAARPLYERALAIRERALGPDHPDTAASLTNLALLLASQGDDAAARPLFERALAIYERALGPDHPDTAASLNNLAGLLASQGDYAAARPLFERALRIMEQRLGVNHPNTQLVRANLRNLLKQLGAA; encoded by the coding sequence ATGCATCATCCCATTGCGATGCTCTTCATCCAGCATCATCGCATCACCGATTGCGCCATGAACGTCACGACTCTCACCCTCGACCTTGCACCTCTTGCTGACGGCCGGTACCACCTGCGGCTGACCCTGCACGACGGCCAGAGCGACACCATCCGCGGTCCCTTCGTCGCCGGGCCGTTCGATGCGGTGGCCTTGCGCGCCGTGGCGCTCGACCCGGCTGCGTATGGCGCAGCCTTGGGGAGGATGCTGTTCGCCGAGGCCGCAGCGCTGGCCGCCTACCGCGAATTGTACGCCGCGGCGGTGAATCGGGCCGACGCGCTGCGCCTGCGGGTGCTGTTGCCCGCGGAGTTGTACGGCCTGCGCTGGGAGACGCTGTGTGACCCGGAGCACAACCAGCCGCTCGCACTCGGAAAGGTCTGGCTGTCGCGCTACCTCGCGGCAGACGACGTTACGCCGCTGCGCCCCCGGCCGCGCAGCGCGCTGCGCGCCGTCATCGCGATTGCAGCTCCGCATGACGCCGCGCGTTGGGGTCTTGCGCCGATCGATGCCGCCGCCGAAACCGCGCGGGCCCGGCAGGCGTTGGCCGAGATCGCTGCCGATACCGACGTTGTGACCGCGACGTGGGAAGCGCTCAGCGCGGCGGTGCGCGCAGGGTGCGACATCCTCTATCTGGTGGCTCACGGCGCGCTGGTGGATCACCAACCGTGGCTGTGGCTGGTGCATGGGGACGGGCACGCTGCCAAACAGGCCGGCGCCGATCTGGCCGCGCTCATCCGCAGTCTTGCCCCTGACCGCCGCCCGCGTCTGATCGTGCTGATCAGTTGTGACGGCCTCACCGATGACCAACCGCTGACAGCGCTCGGCCCGCGACTGGCGCAGGCCGGCGTGCCGGCCGTGCTGACGGCCCACGGCGCGTTGTCACAAGCCGCCGCCGCCGTTGCATTGCCGGTCTTCTTCACCGAACTCAGCCGCGACGGCCAGCTCGACCGCGCCCTCACCCACGCCCGGCTGGCCCTCCAGCAGGCCCGCCACTCCGCGTGGTGGGCGCTGACCCTGCTCAACCGGCTGAGCGATGGCCGCCTGTGGCCCCCGGTCACGCAACCGGCCACCGCCGCGCCGTTCCGGGTGCCCTACCAGCCCAACCCGCTCTTTACCGGGCGCGAGCAGGAGATCGAGCAATTGGTCGCGACCCTGTGCGCCGACTCCCCCGAGGTAACGGTGATTACGCCGGTGGTGCATGGCACCGCTGGGATCGGCAAGAGCCAACTGGCGGTAATGGTTGCCTATCATACCCGCGACCGTTTCCCCGGCGGCGTCTTCTGGCTGAACATGGCTGATGCCGACGGCATAGCCGCACAAGTGGCCGCCTGCGGCGGCCCCGATGGGCTGAACCTGCCCGGCTGGGCGGGGTTGGCGCTGGCGGATCAGGTGGCGGCGGTGCGGCGAGCGTGGCAGGAGCCGGTTCGCCGGCTGCTGATCTTTGACAACCTCGAAGACCCGCGCCTCCTTGCGGAGTGGCGGCCCGGTGTCGGCGGCGCGCGGGTGCTGGTTACCAGCCGCAATGCCCACTGGCGGGCGACGCTGGGGGTGGAGCATGTCGCGCTCGCGCCGTTGTCCCGCGCCGACAGCCGCCGGTTGCTGCTCCAACCGCGCGCGCAGGCGCAGCGCACGGCGGTGGATAGCTTGCTGGCCGATCCGGCCACCGCAGCGGAGGCCGATGCGATCTGCGAGCAGCTCGGCGACTTGCCGCTGGCACTGGCGCTGGCCGGGGCCTACCTCGAAGACCTGCCGAACCTGCCACTGGCCGCCTACCGCCAGCAGCTTGCCCAAACCGTGCTGAGCAACGAGTCGCTCAGCGATGAACTGGCGAAGGTAGCACTCTTGCCTACCCACTATCCGCGTGGTGTTGCCGCGGCTATCCAGCTGAGCTACGACCGGCTCGACCCGCAGCGCGACGCTCAAGCGCGGGCAGTGCTCCACCGGCTGGCGTGGCTCGCCCCCGCACCCGTACCGCTGCCACTGGTGGGGGCGCTGGCCGGCGGCGATCCGGCCGACCCCGCTGCGGCCGCCGCCGATCCCGTCCTGCGCCGGCTGGGCGAGGTCGGGCTCGCCGAGCGCAGCGCGGACGGCGTCGCGATCCACCGGCTGGTGGCCGCCTTTGCCCGCGCGTGCAATCCAGACGATCGCGCTACCCTCGCCGCAACGGCCGCAGCCGCAGTAGCGGTGATGGATATGCGTGAGATAGAGCGCGCACCACTGGCGGCAACCCCGTACCGCCCGCACCTACTGGCGTTGTGCGACCACGCTGGCGCGTTGGATGAACGGAGCGCAGCGCAACTGCTGATGGTGACGGCCGGGCTGCTGTACCACCAAGGCGACTACGCGGCCGCCCGCCCATTGTACGAGCGGGCGCTGGCAATCAGCGAACGGGCGCTGGGGCCCGACCACCCGCAGACGGCCACCAGCCTAAACAATCTGGCCTTGCTGCTGGCATCCCAAGGCGACTACGCGGCCGCCCGCCCATTGTACGAGCGGGCGCTGGCAATCCGCGAACGGGCGCTGGGGCCCGACCACCCCGATACGGCCGCCAGCCTGCACAATCTGGCCTTGCTGCTGGCATCCCAAGGCGACTACGCGGCCGCCCGCCCATTGTACGAGCGGGCGCTGGCAATCCGCGAACGGGCGCTGGGGCCCGACCACCCCGATACGGCCACCAGCCTGGACAATCTGGCGTATCTGTTGCAGCAGCAAGGCGACTACGCGGCCGCCCGCCCATTGTACGAGCGGGCGCTGGCAATCCGCGAACGGGCGCTGGGGCCCGACCACCCGCAGACGGCCACCAGCCTGCACAATCTGGCCTTGCTGCTGGCATCCCAAGGCGACTACGCGGCCGCCCGCCCATTGTACGAGCGGGCGCTGGCAATCAGCGAACGGGCGCTGGGGCCCGACCACCCCGATACGGCCACCAGCCTAAACAATCTGGCCTTGCTGCTGGAATCCCAAGGCGACGACGCGGCCGCCCGCCCATTGTACGAGCGGGCGCTGGCAATCCGCGAACGGGCGCTGGGGCCCGACCACCCCGATACGGCCACCAGCCTGCACAATCTGGCCAGGCTGCTGTACCACCAAGGCGACTACGCGGCCGCCCGCCCATTGTACGAGCGGGCGCTGGCAATCTATGAACGGGCGCTGGGGCCCGACCACCCGCAGACGGCCACCAGCCTGAACAATCTGGCCGGGCTGCTGGCGTCCCAAGGCGACTACGCGGCCGCCCGCCCGCTGGTCGAGCGGGCGCTGGCAATCCGCGAACGGGCGCTGGGGCCCGACCACCCGCAGACGGCCACCAGCCTGACCAATCTGGCCGGGCTGCTGGCGTCCCAAGGCGACTACGCGGCCGCCCGCCCATTGTACGAGCGGGCGCTGGCAATCTATGAACGGGCGCTGGGGCCCGACCACCCGCAGACGGCCACCAGCCTGCACAATCTGGCCAGGCTGCTGTACCACCAAGGCGACTACGCGGCCGCCCGCCCATTGTACGAGCGGGCGCTGGCAATCCGCGAACGGGCGCTGGGGCCCGACCACCCCGATACGGCCGCCAGCCTGCACAATCTGGCCGGGCTGCTGTACCACCAAGGCGACGACGCGGCCGCCCGCCCATTGTACGAGCGGGCGCTGGCAATCTATGAACGGGCGCTGGGGCCCGACCACCCCGATACGGCCACCAGCCTGCACAATCTGGCCGGGCTGCTGTACCACCAAGGCGACTATGCGGCCGCCCGCCCATTGTACGAGCGGGCGCTGGCAATCTATGAACGGGCGCTGGGGCCCGACCACCCCGATACGGCCACCAGCCTAAACAATCTGGCCTTGCTGCTGGCATCCCAAGGCGACGACGCGGCCGCCCGCCCATTGTACGAGCGGGCGCTGGCAATCCGCGAACGGGCGCTGGGGCCCGACCACCCCGATACGGCCGCCAGCCTGACCAATCTGGCCTTGCTGCTGGCATCCCAAGGCGACGACGCGGCCGCCCGCCCATTGTTCGAGCGGGCGCTGGCAATCTATGAACGGGCGCTAGGGCCCGACCACCCCGATACGGCCGCCAGCCTGAACAATCTGGCCGGGCTGCTGGCATCCCAAGGCGACTACGCGGCCGCCCGCCCATTGTTCGAGCGGGCGCTGCGGATTATGGAGCAAAGGTTGGGAGTGAACCACCCAAACACGCAGCTTGTGCGTGCGAATCTGCGTAATCTTTTGAAACAGTTGGGTGCGGCATAG
- a CDS encoding TetR/AcrR family transcriptional regulator encodes MSTTLRERRRQMLRDEILAATQQFIAERGFAALAMDELAARVGISKPTLYNQFPTREDLLAAMIARLIRDLFAAAAVGEPTDRSPLEQLCDLLRASIVFQIQHHAAAFQLWLPEVTELLEKHPHSRDELLQAQARVIRLAEAAIANGEVAADLQPVDVIRAFSSLLCFPFVGGRNLPPADDPEATADLVVRIFRQGLQSPREQTQS; translated from the coding sequence ATGAGCACGACGCTCCGTGAACGCCGCCGCCAGATGCTACGCGACGAGATCCTCGCCGCGACGCAGCAATTCATTGCCGAACGCGGGTTTGCCGCACTGGCAATGGATGAACTGGCAGCGCGGGTTGGCATCTCGAAACCCACCCTTTACAACCAATTTCCCACCCGCGAAGATTTGCTGGCCGCCATGATTGCGCGCCTGATCCGTGATCTGTTCGCAGCCGCCGCCGTGGGCGAGCCAACCGACCGCTCACCACTCGAACAACTGTGTGATCTCTTGCGCGCCAGCATTGTCTTCCAGATCCAACATCACGCTGCGGCCTTTCAGCTTTGGCTACCGGAAGTGACCGAGTTGCTGGAGAAGCATCCGCATTCGCGCGATGAACTTTTACAGGCCCAAGCGCGGGTAATCCGCCTGGCCGAAGCGGCGATTGCCAACGGTGAAGTGGCTGCCGATTTGCAACCGGTGGATGTGATCCGCGCCTTCTCGTCGTTGCTCTGTTTTCCGTTTGTGGGTGGGCGTAACTTGCCGCCAGCCGATGATCCAGAAGCGACGGCAGATCTGGTGGTGCGTATCTTCCGGCAAGGCTTGCAATCACCGCGTGAACAGACGCAGAGCTAA